Part of the Vanessa atalanta chromosome 1, ilVanAtal1.2, whole genome shotgun sequence genome is shown below.
AGAAAAGATACCTTCCATATCTATTCAATATTCGCTGAACGAAATTGCGATTTGTTTAAAATGTCCGTCCCTACTCCTTTGGGCTCTTCGTTGTATAATGTGTTGGATACCTGAATACATCTGTGATTTATTGaccaaattcaatatatttcgtacaaataaatttaatttgctttatagttttattcacataatatatattatatatatatctgttaatgaaatataaaacacgaATTTGTATAGTTCGAAACTCTAATTGCCTACCGCCAGCAATAGCACTGGTCTGTATTACTGTTCACCGAATTGAgtggtgagtgagctagtgtagttatatacataacggacgcttaataaaattgatgtatCTGATATCCCATGGaaataaaggataaaatgtCATTCGAtggaaatcattatttttttgtaatatataatgttgatagtcaaatgtatttatatttattgaattttagcGTAGGTACAGTGGAATATAATAGTTCTTGGTTGCCTCATCATTCGGTCCTCCCGATCACATCGGTCGTAAGCACTGTTTCTAATCTTGAGTTACTTTTCTGCATTGTTTTTATGAAAgaacattgaaatattaaaattaaaagtattgttaAGAATCTAAGATCAACAGAAAGTTTTGCAATTATAAAATGAGCGAAATGACCCATTTTCTTTTATCGGAGCTCTCGCGGTTACCAGGGATTGTTTCGACCGCAGATACAGTAGAAACCCCTTTATGCTGCAAAGTTGTATCTGCCCTAATTACAGCTAACAATCCTTACCAAATGAAAAGAAGATGATTTTAATGCAAAAATCCCCGCAGGTAGGACGCCATTGTTGTCAGCGTAGTGAAGAAATAGCACGGGATCCTTTCAATGGGGACGTTTTTTAAATCGCTCGCTCATTTCCGTctcaaaataaatgtgaaaaaattgCACAAATTCTCGTACGAAAGTGAAAAGTTTcctttacttaaatttatctcCTGTCCTCTACGATATAGAGACGTGAATGCCTTACGGCGCTGACTCGCTTGTTACATCGAATGTAGTGCAATCAAGCCTCTTGAATCCTTTACAATTGAAATTGGAAGCGATGGCTTTGCCGAGTTTGTTGTACACGCTGTTAACAATTATGACGTATACagccataaaaattaatttttaaaaagctgttgaatattatatatactttttcactgttattcatattttgtttatcaaacaataataaaaatatgatattttaaatatcaaaccaACTTACctatacataatacaaaaatatatcgatgACTACGTATTTGATCAGAATAAGAGTACCGAGTTTTCTGCCGGGTCCTCCCGTAGAAACAATAACATCCGTTAACCTGTCTATCCCAGTGTTTATAAGAGCCTGCtagtaatgataatatttattaatctgagctaaatgttcttaatatatttgagGAACGTGCTACGTATGCAAATTAGTGACATGTAACAATATACCATAAATAACGATTGATCTGCAACCATCTATTACAACGAGGTATAATCTTACGCCAAGTGCACCTGAGACCAGTAAAGTGGATTGCGGTTGGAATATTACATTGCAATTTAGATTCACGTACAGTTTAAAGGCCAATGAATTTACCGAATGTCTTCTGATATCCGAGATATTCTGAGATGTCCCAGTGGATAAAACGGAGATTCTAATCAAAGGAACGAACCCACCCGTAAATGTCTTGCGAGCTTTATAAGttcttattttgtattcaaatatcaTACCGCTGTGCAAATATTTTCGatctttaagaaaatttattcgtattagctgcttaataaaatttaacaagatCTACGCTTTGGTActtaagttattttgtttataattcctaaatgcatttttaacaataatttatttaataaaattacaaacgaACTTAAGTAACAGTCGTACTGTTTACAGATACTCTTTCCTTTATTAcactaattttctttaattttaaatattcataagaacataacaaataagtaaattttctcATTTCAAAAAATTGTGTTGTGTctacgtttttttaattgttttatttcatcttttCAGATGCCGTCATTAAACCCGGCTCGGTCTTTGGGGCCATCTTTTGTTCTATCTCGCTGGGAAAGTCACTGGGTTTGCTGGGTCGGGGGTATCGGAGGCGGCATCGCTTGCGCACTTCTCCACGAATGGGGCACGCGGCGACCGCGAGTTAACTCCAACTCTCGTGCCTCCTCACCACGAGATCTCGACGAACTGGACAAGCCGGCGTTTCCTTCTCATCATCACTACCGCCACGCGCCGACTTACTGCTCTGCAGCAGCTCCTAGACCCGACACAACAGAGCCGCTGTACTCCGGAACCAAGTCTCTCTACTGTCGATCCCCACCACCGGCTCGTCACACCCTCCACAGGTCTGATGGATCCACGTgtcaaatgtaattattgatgGTTTAAGGCTTATCAAGCCTAGAATGAGTAGACTTTAGAGTTTTCGCTTTTAGAGTTTCATTAGTCTACTCGATACATCATTTAATTAGGAGTTTTTGCTTGGTTGTAACTTTTCTGCAACGCAAATTTATGGatactttaatttacattttaaataagatcactttattttcatttgttacaTAAATGATAGCGTAGAGCAGTAGTCAGTGACGACTTTCCGTTGCAGCACAAATTCGAACATCGGTGTATACAGAAAGATTCATTTAAACCGTGCATGGCATCTTAAGTTTTTGTAGTAATTCAATCTCATATTTTTACTATGGATCGCTATCGGACGAAGCTCCACAAACAGTCGGTAATAAGCCGTCGCGTTCCAGGTCCCAGTCGGTGTACAGCAAGAGCAGCGGCGTGGTCGCGGGTGGCGCGGTGGGCGCCAGCGTGGCGCAGGCCGGCGCCGCGCTGGCGGGCGCGCAGTCGCTGCTGCTGCGGCCGCCCGCGCACACCGTCACCATGAACCAGAACGTGCACAACGCGCAGCGCGAGCCCGCCTACGGCGCGCCCAACGGCGTGCGGCCCGGCCCCGCCGGTCTGTATATGAACCCCTCGAGtcgttttatttcattctcGACCCACTACCTCATCCAAACCGTAATTCGATTTGGGAATGTTCTGATCATTCGAGCCGTCGATTTCGAGGACTAGTGCTCATCGGTCTCGTCTTTGTCTCATATTCTTTGAAGGACCTCTATAATCTAAGGTTCATACATAGAGTGAAATCTGCGAGGCACAAGTTTACTAACGATTTCCTTCCCACCAGGCGCCGCGGTGCAGGAGCGGCGCGAGTCGGTGTACGGCGGCAGTCGGCGCGGGCCGCTGTCGTCGGAGGACAGCGCGTACGGCAGCTTCGCGCCCGCGCGCGCCTACCGCCCGCCCGAGCACTACTAGCGGCGCGCCTCGCAGCACAACATTGCGCTGCTCTTCGACGTCTGAGCCCTCGTGGGCGGCGTGCCTGCGCCCGTGGGACGTGTGCGCGTGAACTCGTGCCCCGGGCCGGGGGCCTCGAGACGTGAACTCGTGCCTTGCCGTGCTAATCCAGTGGCTCGTGACGTGAACTCGTACCCGACGGCTTTGAAATGTGCGTTATTTCGATGACGTGAACGTTTATTTCGTGAACTGTACTTGTTTATACTAAAGCGCACATTGGCTGCCGGGGCCAATAAATGCGGTAGTGTGACAAGCCTTGAATTGGGTCACGTACCCTACACATCATTTTAAGCGCTTTATTCTATGTATGTGTACTTACTGATTCTATAAAACgatgacaaacgtttaaaaatgagCAATTTTATACTATTGCCAATTTTTTGTGATTATATCATCTTAATAATAAGTAGATTTTACTTTTGTGTAACTAAAAAGACAACATGATGtgtaactaaactaaactaagactcaataacaaatagtaaatttttttgtaatagtttatatgaaaatactccagtcaaacttatttttttaaacttaattattaataatagtagaactggtataatatctttaattattttaaatttaattcgaggcttataaaacatttaaaaaaatatttatacaacatgtgacacacaaaaacatttttgctTTTGGCAATGATAGTACCCCTAGCGGTATTTCGCAGAActattttatgacaaataacGGCACCCACACACGTATCGTTTGATTTAGTTCTACAAACAGCCACTAGGGAAATCTACCTATTTATTGTGacatagatttaatttttatttcatctaagTATCAAAGGaccaaataatactttttttaagacctttgagatatatttaaatgtaatttgtatttttgtttggaaATAAGAATATAACGTAAACGACAAAAGATTTAAAGttgtaagataattaaaatataaaatagataggcgttaatttgtaaatactcTTAAAAAATACCAAATCATTGTACTacttataatctatttaaactTAAGCAATGTTACGTAGGATTTCTCTATAACATGTTTATCAATTTGccaatgtatttattgtaactttgaatttgtaatattaagaatttctACAACGAATAGATAGGATATTTGCAaatgtttaatgataaaatgtacaaatttcTTAATAGTTCAAATGGCTATCGTTAGAAATAAATTGCTTGAGCAACATTTTACCTAGATACATAATTATCTATTTCCATTTTTAtaccagattaaaaaaaaaacagttgaattATTCCCCTATGTTGTTATAATGTTAATCGATCCGTGTTTAACaatgttcaaattaatatttcaaaatactcACTCTCTAAAGTAAAttcaatactttaattaataagactGTTAcctctaatattatttaaggcttccaaaataaatttatttaggcaATAGTTTAGCGTAAAAATCTGTACATATTCCGTTTCCAATAAAAGTATGTATGAGCAAAATAATGTCAATCAAATTTTGTTTCTCGTATGAAAATGTTACTTATGAAGTGTATACATATACCGTTTGAATGttatgtgtgtttttatttgct
Proteins encoded:
- the LOC125064538 gene encoding neurogenic protein big brain translates to MGEQTFNIDDNNLEQHIVTLFEKLECLRKDANSNSDNVLAGRVPARLEVRTLSLWKAVVAECAASFLYVFIVCGAAGGAGVGASASAVLLATALASGCAIATLTLCFAHISGAHVNPAVSVALCVRRRVSPLRTALYVAAQCGGAIAGSAAIYGVSVPGYAGGLSASLPGGGVAGAGAAWERLGAELLLSGLVAGAYFAAMERRWTGAAPALLGAAYCAASFVSMPSLNPARSLGPSFVLSRWESHWVCWVGGIGGGIACALLHEWGTRRPRVNSNSRASSPRDLDELDKPAFPSHHHYRHAPTYCSAAAPRPDTTEPLYSGTKSLYCRSPPPARHTLHRSQSVYSKSSGVVAGGAVGASVAQAGAALAGAQSLLLRPPAHTVTMNQNVHNAQREPAYGAPNGVRPGPAGAAVQERRESVYGGSRRGPLSSEDSAYGSFAPARAYRPPEHY